From a region of the Mycobacterium intracellulare ATCC 13950 genome:
- a CDS encoding DUF3349 domain-containing protein yields MNGFLNSIVSWLRAGYPEGVPPTDTFPVLALLARRLSNDEAKAVACELVRRGEFDDVDIGVLITQITDELPSPQDVERVRVRLAAQGWPFDDADQAGDPA; encoded by the coding sequence GTGAACGGATTTCTCAATTCCATCGTCTCGTGGCTCCGCGCGGGCTACCCCGAGGGCGTGCCACCCACCGACACGTTCCCGGTGCTCGCGCTGCTGGCCCGCCGGCTGTCCAACGACGAAGCCAAGGCCGTGGCGTGCGAGCTGGTTCGGCGCGGCGAGTTCGACGACGTCGACATCGGCGTGCTGATCACCCAGATCACCGACGAGCTGCCGTCGCCGCAGGACGTCGAGCGGGTACGGGTGCGGCTGGCGGCCCAGGGCTGGCCCTTCGACGACGCCGACCAGGCCGGGGACCCGGCATAG
- a CDS encoding glycosyltransferase family 2 protein, which produces MPGADGLVTVVLPCLNEEESLPAVLAAIPAGYRALVVDNNSTDDTAGVGARHGARVVAEPRAGYGAAVHAGVMAATTPIVAVIDADGSMDGADLPRLVAALEQGADLVTGRRRPVPGLHWPWVARIGTVVMSWRLRTRHGLPVHDIAPMRVARREALLALGVADRRSGYPLELLVRAAAAGWRVVELDVSYGPRTGGKSKVSGSLRGSITAILDFWKVIS; this is translated from the coding sequence GTGCCCGGCGCCGACGGCCTGGTCACGGTGGTCCTGCCGTGCCTCAACGAGGAGGAGTCGCTGCCGGCCGTGCTGGCCGCCATTCCGGCCGGCTACCGGGCGCTGGTGGTCGACAACAACAGCACCGACGACACCGCCGGCGTCGGGGCGCGCCACGGCGCCCGGGTCGTCGCCGAACCGCGGGCCGGGTACGGCGCCGCCGTGCACGCGGGCGTGATGGCCGCGACGACCCCGATCGTGGCGGTCATCGACGCCGACGGCTCGATGGACGGCGCGGACCTGCCGCGGCTGGTCGCCGCGCTCGAGCAGGGCGCCGACCTGGTGACCGGCCGGCGCCGTCCGGTGCCCGGCCTGCACTGGCCGTGGGTGGCCCGCATCGGGACCGTCGTCATGAGCTGGCGGCTGCGCACCCGCCACGGCCTGCCGGTGCACGACATCGCGCCCATGCGAGTGGCCCGGCGCGAGGCGCTGTTGGCGCTGGGCGTCGCCGACCGCCGATCCGGTTATCCGCTCGAGCTTTTGGTGCGCGCGGCGGCCGCCGGCTGGCGCGTCGTCGAACTCGACGTCAGCTACGGCCCGCGCACGGGCGGCAAGTCGAAGGTCAGCGGATCGCTGCGCGGCAGCATCACCGCGATCCTCGACTTCTGGAAGGTGATCTCGTGA
- a CDS encoding VOC family protein, translating into MEILASRMLLRPADYQRSLAFYRDEIGLAIAREYGGGTVFFAGQSLLELAGYGSPDHSRGPFPGALWLQVRDLEATQAELRGRGVSIAREARQEPWGLHEMHVLDPDGITLIFIQIPPDHPLRRDTRGERQGNSG; encoded by the coding sequence ATGGAGATCCTGGCCAGCCGGATGCTGCTCCGGCCCGCGGACTACCAGCGGTCCCTGGCCTTCTACCGCGACGAGATCGGCCTGGCGATAGCGCGTGAATACGGCGGCGGCACAGTGTTTTTCGCCGGGCAGTCGCTGCTGGAGCTGGCCGGGTACGGCTCCCCGGACCATTCCCGCGGCCCGTTCCCGGGCGCGCTGTGGCTGCAGGTCCGCGACCTCGAGGCGACCCAGGCCGAGCTACGCGGCCGCGGCGTGTCGATCGCCCGCGAGGCGCGTCAGGAACCCTGGGGCCTGCACGAGATGCACGTGCTCGACCCCGACGGCATCACGCTCATTTTCATCCAGATCCCCCCAGACCACCCGTTGCGCCGCGACACCCGAGGTGAACGGCAGGGAAATTCCGGTTAA
- a CDS encoding IS30 family transposase gives MTGEPQLLAVQRRYWELIAAGLSSEDAGGAVGVSATCGSKWFRRFGGVNPRWVVPEGQKRPRLSADEREQIMIGAAQGESIRSMARRLGRAPSTIMREIAHNGVMRGYVGRYRARYRFGARRAGWDAKSGYSARIAQLRSEQRARRPKTGKLGRCPVLRTEVQAWLAKKYSPEQIASVLAKTYPDRPEMQVSHETIYKALYVQGRGELRRELTKCLRTGRALRKPRARVGARTGCGRIPGMVNISERPAEAADRAVPGHWEGDLILGKNQHSQIGTLVERSTGFVQLLHLPARRDPDTVAEAMITTIKTLPEALRRSLTWDQGHEMLRHARISIDAGIDIYFCDPHSPWQRGSNENTNGLLRQYFPKGTDLSVHSVDYLAEVAAELNERPRKRFGWDSPAQVLNRLLSTPTGTTVATKP, from the coding sequence ATGACGGGTGAGCCTCAGCTGTTGGCGGTGCAGCGTCGGTATTGGGAATTGATCGCGGCGGGGTTGTCGTCGGAGGATGCCGGGGGTGCGGTCGGCGTGTCGGCGACGTGCGGGAGCAAGTGGTTTCGCAGATTTGGTGGCGTGAATCCACGATGGGTTGTCCCTGAGGGGCAGAAACGGCCGCGGCTGTCTGCGGATGAGCGCGAACAGATCATGATCGGCGCGGCTCAAGGCGAGTCGATCCGCTCGATGGCACGTCGGTTGGGCCGGGCCCCTTCGACGATCATGCGCGAGATCGCCCACAACGGCGTGATGCGAGGGTATGTGGGCCGGTATCGCGCCCGGTATCGCTTCGGAGCCCGCCGGGCCGGCTGGGACGCGAAATCAGGCTATTCGGCGCGGATTGCTCAGCTGCGCAGTGAGCAGCGAGCGCGCCGGCCTAAGACCGGCAAGCTGGGTCGCTGCCCGGTCTTGCGCACCGAGGTGCAAGCGTGGTTAGCCAAGAAGTACAGCCCCGAGCAGATCGCTTCGGTGTTGGCCAAGACTTATCCCGATCGCCCGGAGATGCAGGTGTCCCACGAAACCATCTACAAGGCGCTCTACGTGCAAGGACGCGGGGAACTGCGCCGCGAGTTGACCAAGTGTTTGCGGACCGGGCGGGCCTTACGCAAGCCACGTGCCAGGGTCGGCGCCCGCACTGGCTGTGGCCGCATCCCGGGCATGGTCAACATCAGCGAGCGGCCCGCCGAGGCTGCTGACCGCGCGGTGCCCGGGCACTGGGAGGGCGATCTGATCCTGGGCAAAAACCAGCATTCCCAGATCGGCACCCTGGTGGAACGCTCCACCGGATTCGTGCAACTGCTGCACCTGCCCGCCCGGCGCGATCCCGACACGGTGGCTGAGGCGATGATCACCACCATCAAAACCCTGCCTGAAGCGCTGCGCCGCTCGCTGACCTGGGATCAAGGCCACGAGATGCTGCGCCATGCCCGCATCAGTATCGACGCCGGCATCGACATCTACTTCTGCGATCCGCACTCACCCTGGCAGCGTGGCAGCAACGAGAACACCAATGGCCTTCTGCGCCAATACTTCCCGAAAGGCACCGACTTATCCGTGCACTCGGTGGACTACCTCGCCGAGGTTGCCGCCGAACTCAACGAACGCCCACGTAAACGCTTCGGTTGGGACAGCCCCGCCCAGGTCCTCAACCGGCTACTGTCAACTCCGACAGGAACCACTGTTGCAACCAAACCTTGA
- a CDS encoding TIGR04282 family arsenosugar biosynthesis glycosyltransferase — protein MTTLPVTLLVVAKAPEPGRAKTRLAASVGDRVAAEIAAAALLDTLDAVADAPVAARVVALTGDLGRAASAADIRRRLASFTVIAQRGDDFAARLANAHADASSDGLPVLQIGMDTPQVTAELLTGCARRLLEAPAVLGPARDGGWWVLGVGAPAMAQCLRTVPMSAPDTGELTLKALRDTGIDVATVQTLADVDVVDDVAAVREACGPDSRFARITRAAGL, from the coding sequence GTGACCACCCTGCCGGTGACGCTGCTGGTGGTCGCCAAAGCGCCCGAGCCGGGCCGGGCCAAGACGCGGCTCGCGGCGAGCGTCGGCGACCGCGTCGCCGCCGAGATCGCCGCCGCCGCACTGCTCGACACGCTGGACGCCGTGGCCGACGCGCCGGTGGCGGCGCGGGTCGTCGCCCTCACCGGGGACCTCGGCCGCGCCGCGAGCGCCGCCGATATCCGGCGGCGACTGGCGTCCTTCACCGTGATCGCCCAGCGCGGCGACGATTTCGCCGCACGCCTCGCCAACGCGCACGCCGACGCCTCGTCGGACGGGCTGCCGGTGCTGCAGATCGGGATGGACACCCCCCAGGTCACCGCCGAGTTGTTGACCGGCTGCGCGCGCCGGCTGCTCGAGGCGCCGGCCGTGCTCGGGCCGGCCCGCGACGGCGGCTGGTGGGTGCTGGGCGTGGGCGCACCGGCGATGGCCCAGTGCCTGCGCACCGTACCGATGTCGGCGCCCGACACCGGGGAACTGACGTTGAAGGCGTTGCGCGACACGGGCATCGACGTCGCGACGGTGCAGACGCTGGCCGACGTCGACGTCGTCGACGACGTCGCCGCGGTGCGCGAGGCCTGCGGGCCCGACAGCCGCTTCGCGCGGATCACCCGCGCGGCCGGGCTGTGA
- the menE gene encoding o-succinylbenzoate--CoA ligase produces MLEGRDPALVAVGDDRESAALRAGLRVGETIDDDVALVAATSGTTGTPKGALLTAAALRASAAATHDRLGGPGSWLLALPPHHIAGVQVLVRSLLAGTSPVEMDVTGGFDETELPRAIGALGPGRRYTSLVAAQLAKALTDPAAAAALAELDAVLLGGGPAPRPVLDAAATAGITVVRTYGMSETAGGCVYDGVPLAGVRLRVADGRIVIGGATVAKGYRDPIDPDPFAEPGWFVTDDLGAIDGAGVLTVLGRADDAISTGGLTVLPQPVEAALCSHPAVRDCAVFGVADERLGQRVVAAIVVHDGRAAPTVEALRAHVTRALDATAAPREVHVVDALPRRGIGKVDRAALVRRFAGASDQ; encoded by the coding sequence GTGCTGGAGGGACGCGACCCGGCGCTGGTGGCCGTCGGCGACGATCGCGAGTCGGCGGCGCTGCGGGCGGGGCTGCGGGTCGGGGAGACCATCGACGACGACGTGGCCCTGGTGGCGGCGACGTCGGGCACCACCGGCACCCCGAAGGGCGCCCTGCTGACCGCGGCCGCCCTGCGGGCCAGCGCCGCGGCCACCCATGACCGCCTGGGCGGCCCGGGCAGCTGGCTGCTCGCCCTGCCGCCACACCACATCGCCGGGGTGCAGGTGCTGGTCCGCAGCCTGCTCGCCGGCACGTCGCCGGTCGAGATGGATGTCACCGGCGGCTTCGATGAAACCGAATTGCCCAGGGCCATCGGCGCTTTGGGCCCCGGCAGGCGGTACACCTCGCTGGTCGCCGCGCAGTTGGCCAAGGCGCTCACCGACCCGGCGGCCGCGGCCGCCCTCGCCGAACTCGACGCCGTGCTGCTCGGCGGCGGGCCCGCGCCGCGTCCGGTCCTGGACGCCGCGGCCACGGCCGGAATCACCGTCGTGCGCACCTACGGCATGAGTGAGACCGCCGGCGGGTGCGTCTACGACGGCGTCCCGCTGGCCGGGGTGCGGCTGAGGGTGGCCGACGGGCGCATCGTCATCGGGGGCGCGACGGTGGCCAAGGGCTACCGCGACCCCATCGACCCCGACCCGTTCGCCGAGCCCGGCTGGTTCGTGACCGACGACCTCGGCGCCATCGACGGCGCGGGCGTGCTGACGGTCCTGGGCCGCGCCGACGACGCGATCAGCACCGGCGGGCTGACGGTGTTGCCGCAGCCGGTCGAGGCGGCGCTGTGCAGCCACCCGGCCGTCCGCGATTGCGCGGTGTTCGGGGTGGCAGACGAACGCCTCGGGCAGCGGGTGGTCGCCGCGATCGTGGTGCACGACGGCCGCGCGGCGCCGACCGTGGAGGCGCTGCGCGCGCACGTGACGCGCGCCCTGGACGCCACCGCCGCGCCGCGCGAGGTGCACGTCGTCGACGCGCTGCCGCGCCGCGGCATCGGCAAGGTCGACCGCGCGGCGCTGGTGCGCCGCTTCGCCGGCGCGAGCGATCAATAG
- a CDS encoding inorganic phosphate transporter, with translation MNIQLFLLIIVVITALAFDFTNGFHDTGNAMATSIASGALKPKTAVLLSAVLNLVGAFMSTAVAATIAKGLIDSNIVTLELVFAGLVGGVVWNLLTWLLGIPSSSSHALIGGIVGATIAAVGAHGVIWKGVISKAIIPAVVSAILAIAIGAVATWLVYRITRGVPKARTEAGFRRGQIGSASLVSLAHGTNDAQKTMGIIFLALISYGSVSKTASMPPLWVIVSCALAMATGTYLGGWRIIRTLGKGLVEIQSPQGMAAESSSAAVILLSAHFGYALSTTQVCTGSVLGSGLGKPGGEVRWGVAGRMGVAWLVTLPLAGLVGAFTYEIVHLIGGYPGAIVGFALLVAVSATIYLRSRRVKVDHHNVNAEWKGDLTSGLQAADQPPPGDDGPTLGGVSARYDSDDPSLKANAS, from the coding sequence GTGAACATCCAATTGTTCCTCTTGATCATTGTCGTAATCACGGCACTGGCTTTCGATTTCACCAACGGCTTTCATGACACGGGCAACGCGATGGCGACCTCGATCGCCAGTGGCGCGCTCAAGCCCAAAACGGCGGTTCTGCTCTCGGCGGTACTGAATCTGGTGGGCGCGTTCATGTCCACCGCCGTCGCCGCCACGATCGCCAAAGGCCTCATCGACTCCAACATCGTGACGCTGGAACTGGTGTTCGCCGGCCTGGTCGGCGGCGTCGTCTGGAACCTGCTGACCTGGCTGCTCGGCATCCCCTCGAGTTCGTCGCACGCCCTGATCGGCGGCATCGTCGGCGCCACGATCGCCGCCGTCGGCGCGCACGGCGTGATCTGGAAGGGCGTGATCTCCAAGGCCATCATCCCGGCCGTCGTGTCGGCGATCCTGGCCATCGCGATCGGCGCGGTCGCCACCTGGCTGGTCTACCGGATCACCCGCGGCGTGCCGAAGGCCCGCACGGAGGCCGGTTTCCGGCGCGGCCAGATCGGTTCGGCGTCGCTGGTCTCGCTCGCCCACGGCACCAACGACGCACAGAAGACGATGGGCATCATCTTCCTGGCGCTCATCTCCTACGGCTCGGTCAGCAAGACCGCCAGCATGCCGCCGCTGTGGGTCATCGTGAGCTGCGCGCTGGCCATGGCGACCGGCACCTACCTCGGCGGGTGGCGCATCATCCGCACGCTGGGCAAGGGCCTGGTCGAGATCCAGTCGCCGCAGGGCATGGCCGCCGAATCCTCCTCGGCCGCGGTGATCCTGCTGTCGGCCCACTTCGGCTACGCGCTGTCGACCACCCAGGTGTGCACGGGTTCGGTGCTGGGCAGCGGGCTGGGCAAGCCCGGCGGCGAGGTCCGCTGGGGCGTCGCCGGCCGCATGGGGGTCGCCTGGCTGGTCACCCTCCCGCTGGCCGGGCTGGTCGGCGCCTTCACCTACGAGATCGTGCACCTGATCGGCGGCTACCCGGGCGCGATCGTCGGTTTCGCGCTGCTGGTCGCGGTCTCGGCCACCATCTACCTCCGGTCGCGCAGGGTCAAGGTCGACCACCACAACGTCAACGCCGAATGGAAGGGCGATCTGACCAGCGGGCTGCAGGCCGCCGACCAGCCGCCGCCCGGCGATGACGGACCCACGCTCGGCGGCGTGTCCGCCCGGTACGACTCCGACGACCCGTCGCTGAAAGCCAACGCCTCATGA